The DNA window ACGCCCCAACGCTGACGAACACGGCGTCCAGTCCCTCCGCCACAGCGTCGCCTTCAAAGGGATGGCAAATCACCCTCCCCCCTTCGGTCGTGTTAAAGCAGCGCATGATGACGGCATCCAGTAAATCGGGATGTCCTCCGCCCCACAGCACCCGCTCCCGCAGACGGGCTTGCAAAGCGAACAAGTGCAACCGTTGCAATGCGGGGAAATGGCGCAGGCAAAAGGGCAAGTCCAACGCTTCCAACAGCGCCCGCACGGCACGCCCGCCGCCCAAACCGACGGAAAACACCGACACCCTTTGCCAACGCTCCTTTAACCATTGCGCTGCCGCTGCACCGATGGCGGGATATGCCCATTCGTCCCGCACGGGATGGACGACCCGAACTTCCATCAACCCCAACCGTTCCATCAACGCAGATTCCAATTCCAACACCGCTATCGGTTCTGGTTTCGGCGCTTTCACCTGCACCCAAACAAGCGGCGCAAGTCGCTGCCCGTTAGCGTGCACTGCCTCGTCCAACAAGCGAGCTACACGCCGTTCGCTCAATCGCAACCGTTGCGCCATTGCTTTACAAGTACGGCAGCGTTCCGATGCGGCAAAACGCAGGTGCGCCACCCAAAAGCGTTTGCACTGATGCGCCCATATCGCGTCGGCTTCAGCAATGGGCTGGTCGCATAAGTGCAGCAACCGTTGCGCACATTCTTCGTCGGTAACCAAACCGTTGAACAATGCGCCGCCTGCCCGTTGTGCCCGATGCAGCGCCAACAGCGCCGTCGCTTTTTGCGCCCCGCCTGCTAACATAATGACGCTTTTCCCGTCCCTCACCATCCTTCGCAACAGGCTGAGCGGCACCGTCTCCAACGCTGCGGGGCGCAACGGTTGGGCTGGCGGTAGCCCATCGGCGCAAAAGAGATGCCCTAAAAGTTCAGCGACGACACCCGCCCGCTTCGCAGCGATGACATCAAACCGCAGGGCTTCAGCGAAGTCCGTAAGCAACTCGCCTTCTTCCAATGTCCCGACGCCGACGAACGCCCAATCAAGGTGTTCAGGTCGCAGGTGCTGGGGGTTCAAGTAGCCTTCCAGAAAGCGTTCAGGCGGGTTCTCCCAATGCTCGGAACGCCACAGGTTTTTGGCGACGATTTCGCTGACGATGCCTTCGGCTGTGAACCCCAACACCGTCGGTGGGCAGCGGGTGAGCGCATAAAGGCGCAACGGGCGCAAAGCGGGCGGCAGCCATAGGGCTTGTGC is part of the bacterium HR17 genome and encodes:
- the lsrR_3 gene encoding Transcriptional regulator LsrR, yielding MATKAGRPNRTTTPLRAAPLSGRELYRVLRVCYEPAPRRPREVLQRLKAMLPYRDWSQRRLRRLLERALKDPRADGLLSITITPPNNERLAAALRDALPELREAIVIPSLSAIDPHAVSTYLGVAAAQTYAPRFRNGQGVGFSGGRSVGAMAQALWLPPALRPLRLYALTRCPPTVLGFTAEGIVSEIVAKNLWRSEHWENPPERFLEGYLNPQHLRPEHLDWAFVGVGTLEEGELLTDFAEALRFDVIAAKRAGVVAELLGHLFCADGLPPAQPLRPAALETVPLSLLRRMVRDGKSVIMLAGGAQKATALLALHRAQRAGGALFNGLVTDEECAQRLLHLCDQPIAEADAIWAHQCKRFWVAHLRFAASERCRTCKAMAQRLRLSERRVARLLDEAVHANGQRLAPLVWVQVKAPKPEPIAVLELESALMERLGLMEVRVVHPVRDEWAYPAIGAAAAQWLKERWQRVSVFSVGLGGGRAVRALLEALDLPFCLRHFPALQRLHLFALQARLRERVLWGGGHPDLLDAVIMRCFNTTEGGRVICHPFEGDAVAEGLDAVFVSVGAFEVGDREVLQESGVTMGEVAGAVGTLLSQPFDAAGQPLGRNLGERLRTLSLQRLRELVSHGVPVFALVRGAERAQAAASALRGGLFNGLVIDRIGAETLLNASG